From a single Loigolactobacillus coryniformis subsp. coryniformis KCTC 3167 = DSM 20001 genomic region:
- a CDS encoding GRP family sugar transporter: MSILIALIPALCWGSIGLVSGKLGGNAHQQTLGMTIGALVFALGAYFAYHPVLNVKVFLVGIASGLLWSVGQGQQFQSMQIMGVSRTVPMSTGMQLVGNTLAGALLFHEWQNGREISLGVLALIILIVGATLTSRNDPASHVVKEENTELSRGLRVLLISTIGYVGYTIVVDWGQVNAIAVILPQAIGMLIGAIVMAMGKDVKNMATVKNILTGLLWGAGNIFMFLSIPKVGLAVSYSLSQTGIIISTLGSIFLLGEKKTKREMVYVVVGCLFVIGGGILLGYMKA; the protein is encoded by the coding sequence GTGAGTATTTTAATTGCACTGATCCCAGCACTATGTTGGGGCAGTATCGGTTTAGTGAGTGGCAAGCTCGGCGGTAACGCACATCAGCAAACCCTTGGAATGACAATTGGTGCTTTGGTTTTTGCGTTAGGTGCTTACTTTGCTTATCATCCTGTCTTAAATGTAAAGGTATTCCTGGTTGGTATTGCATCTGGTTTATTATGGAGTGTTGGTCAAGGTCAACAATTCCAATCAATGCAGATCATGGGTGTTTCCCGGACAGTACCAATGTCAACAGGGATGCAATTAGTCGGTAACACATTAGCCGGTGCTTTGTTATTCCATGAATGGCAAAATGGGCGTGAAATTAGTCTCGGTGTCTTAGCTTTGATCATCTTGATCGTTGGGGCAACCTTAACTTCACGCAATGATCCAGCTAGCCATGTGGTTAAAGAAGAAAATACTGAACTCAGCCGGGGACTACGGGTCCTTTTGATTTCAACGATCGGCTATGTTGGTTATACAATCGTTGTCGATTGGGGTCAAGTTAATGCGATTGCGGTTATTTTGCCACAAGCAATTGGTATGTTGATCGGGGCAATCGTGATGGCAATGGGCAAAGACGTTAAAAATATGGCGACGGTTAAAAATATTTTAACTGGTCTACTCTGGGGTGCCGGAAATATTTTCATGTTCCTTTCAATCCCTAAAGTTGGCTTAGCGGTTTCTTATTCGTTATCACAAACCGGGATCATTATTTCAACGTTGGGTAGTATCTTCTTACTTGGTGAAAAGAAAACCAAACGTGAAATGGTCTACGTTGTTGTAGGTTGTTTATTTGTTATCGGTGGCGGGATTTTACTCGGCTACATGAAAGCATAA
- a CDS encoding VanZ family protein produces MIFLGPLYRLVAAHYAEHINHFPLIRLIFYSLDKTLFYFLIFVVLRLIYLWRHQRLRRQREFWWREGYLWVLIIYLLLLYSLTALRRIYWPSQFWAHLQLPHEAINTTPFVETLKLAQGVSKFDFLYNLFGNILWFVPLGFSYGVRLQDNQRWLPVQFLQVYLLGVGVSLSIETLQFFLSTGIADIDDVTFNALGCLLGFVLYLIWRGLQWLLIKLVSQHKRV; encoded by the coding sequence ATGATTTTTCTGGGGCCACTTTATCGGCTAGTGGCCGCACATTATGCAGAACATATTAATCATTTTCCATTGATTCGCCTAATTTTTTATAGTCTTGATAAAACGCTGTTCTATTTTTTGATTTTTGTCGTGCTGCGATTAATTTATTTATGGCGGCACCAGCGCTTGCGGCGGCAACGGGAATTCTGGTGGCGTGAAGGCTATTTGTGGGTGTTGATCATTTACTTATTGTTACTATATTCACTAACCGCATTAAGGCGGATCTACTGGCCAAGTCAATTCTGGGCGCATCTTCAATTGCCTCATGAGGCAATCAATACAACGCCATTTGTTGAAACATTAAAGTTGGCTCAGGGTGTTTCCAAATTTGATTTTCTCTACAATCTCTTTGGCAATATTCTATGGTTCGTGCCGCTGGGCTTTAGTTATGGTGTTCGTTTGCAGGATAATCAGCGCTGGTTACCAGTACAATTTCTGCAAGTTTACTTGCTGGGGGTTGGGGTGTCGCTGTCAATTGAAACGTTGCAATTTTTCTTATCAACTGGGATCGCTGACATTGATGATGTTACTTTTAATGCGTTAGGTTGTTTGCTGGGGTTTGTTTTATATCTAATTTGGCGGGGACTACAATGGTTGTTGATTAAACTGGTGTCCCAGCATAAGCGAGTCTGA
- a CDS encoding LTA synthase family protein, with protein MKRLLNQLKNFVNQRNGFFILLIVLFWLKTLFAYYVDFSLGVSGIFQHFILWLNPLATTLLVFGLALYIQRPFWRYFGLMILATANTALLYFNVIYYRQFTDFMTINTILGYSKVSEGLSGSSLALARPYDVLYWLDLIVLVILLLARLIKIDQRPVPRRFPFAITSVAVLLFSINLTLGEANRPQLLTRTFDRNYIVKYLGLDAYTVYDAVKTAQNNQTRASANGSDLTNVLSFINQHYAAPNPKMYGIAKGRNVIIIHLESFQQFLIDYKVDGREVTPFLNSLYHDDQTYAFSNFFHQVGQGKTSDAENMLETSVYGLPQGSVFTALGSDNTFQAAPAILQQKAGYSSAVFHGNVGSFWNRDNVYKNMGYQNFFDASYFNTTGDRSEQYGLKDKLLFHDSVKYLEQLQQPFYAKFITVTNHFPFPLDSEDTDFPLPTTDDKAVNNYFGTAHYLDQALQEFFAYLKASGLYDNSMIVLYGDHYGLSNSDNLSLAELLGKSSDTWNDYDNAQLQRVPLMIHIPGQHDGGIQKQYGGEIDVLPTIEHLLGIDNKGYIQFGTDLFSPQHDQVVAFRNTNFVTPSHTVIDGTIYNNNGDEITHPSTELQATIKRQQTKVQNELQLSDAVNNKNLLRFYTPTGFKPVDPESYNYKNDFASLKLAGEKLGKLSTSLYAKNGDRTTSNHYKTDAAELSDSSSDNDSANNSDSDSNSNSMDYSSAMSSSMTGQN; from the coding sequence GTGAAACGTTTACTTAACCAATTAAAAAATTTCGTTAATCAACGCAATGGTTTTTTCATCCTCCTGATCGTGCTTTTCTGGTTAAAAACCTTGTTTGCTTATTATGTTGATTTTTCTTTAGGTGTTAGCGGTATTTTTCAACACTTTATTCTATGGTTGAATCCGTTGGCAACCACCCTACTTGTTTTCGGACTAGCTTTATATATTCAGCGACCATTCTGGCGTTATTTTGGACTGATGATCTTAGCTACCGCCAATACAGCACTATTGTACTTTAACGTTATCTATTACCGTCAGTTTACAGATTTTATGACCATCAATACGATTTTAGGCTATTCAAAAGTCTCCGAAGGTTTAAGCGGTAGTTCGCTGGCTTTGGCGCGACCGTATGATGTTTTATACTGGTTAGATCTGATCGTCCTAGTCATTTTATTACTTGCCCGTTTGATCAAAATTGATCAGCGACCGGTGCCGCGACGTTTTCCCTTTGCTATTACGTCCGTAGCGGTATTACTTTTTTCAATTAATCTCACACTTGGTGAAGCTAATCGGCCCCAGTTATTAACACGAACTTTCGACCGCAATTACATTGTGAAGTATTTAGGCTTAGATGCATATACGGTTTATGATGCCGTGAAAACTGCACAAAACAATCAGACCCGGGCTTCCGCAAATGGTTCCGATCTAACTAATGTACTTTCCTTCATCAACCAGCATTACGCTGCGCCTAACCCAAAGATGTATGGTATCGCCAAAGGTCGCAATGTGATCATTATTCATCTGGAAAGTTTCCAGCAGTTCTTGATCGATTATAAAGTTGACGGCCGCGAAGTCACACCATTTTTAAACAGTTTGTATCATGATGATCAAACTTACGCGTTTAGTAATTTCTTCCATCAAGTTGGTCAAGGTAAAACAAGTGATGCCGAGAATATGCTTGAAACCAGTGTTTACGGTCTACCACAGGGCTCAGTTTTCACCGCCTTAGGTTCGGATAATACTTTCCAAGCTGCGCCAGCCATCCTGCAGCAAAAAGCTGGTTATAGTTCCGCTGTTTTCCACGGTAACGTTGGCTCATTTTGGAACCGCGATAATGTTTATAAAAATATGGGCTACCAAAACTTTTTTGATGCTTCATATTTCAATACGACGGGTGACCGCTCAGAGCAGTACGGCTTGAAGGATAAATTATTATTCCACGACTCAGTTAAATATTTAGAACAGCTGCAACAACCTTTTTATGCTAAGTTCATCACTGTCACCAACCATTTCCCGTTCCCGTTGGATAGCGAAGATACTGATTTTCCTTTACCGACCACTGATGATAAGGCTGTTAATAACTACTTTGGTACCGCTCATTATCTCGATCAAGCGTTACAAGAATTCTTTGCTTATTTAAAGGCTAGTGGTTTGTATGACAACTCAATGATCGTCCTTTATGGTGACCACTATGGTCTTTCCAATAGTGATAATTTAAGCTTGGCCGAGTTACTAGGTAAATCATCCGATACTTGGAATGATTACGATAACGCGCAGCTACAACGAGTGCCACTGATGATTCATATTCCGGGGCAGCATGATGGTGGTATTCAGAAACAATATGGTGGCGAGATCGATGTTTTGCCGACGATTGAACATTTATTAGGGATTGATAATAAAGGCTACATTCAGTTTGGTACTGATCTGTTTTCACCACAACATGATCAAGTTGTTGCCTTTCGTAATACGAATTTTGTCACCCCTTCCCATACAGTGATCGACGGTACGATCTACAACAATAACGGCGACGAGATCACCCATCCGTCGACTGAATTGCAAGCGACGATCAAACGACAACAGACTAAAGTTCAAAATGAGTTACAGCTTTCTGATGCGGTTAATAATAAGAATTTGCTGCGCTTTTACACGCCGACTGGCTTCAAGCCCGTTGATCCAGAAAGTTACAACTATAAAAACGATTTTGCCAGTTTGAAACTTGCTGGCGAGAAGCTTGGTAAACTATCAACTAGCCTTTACGCTAAAAATGGTGATCGTACAACTAGCAATCACTATAAAACTGATGCGGCTGAGCTTTCTGATAGTAGTTCAGATAACGATTCCGCTAACAATTCTGATAGTGACTCAAATAGCAACTCAATGGACTATTCTAGTGCTATGAGTAGTAGTATGACTGGTCAAAACTAA
- a CDS encoding FtsX-like permease family protein, producing MRVVQRVFASLRYHWRYTAVFGVFTMLFLVSSLSTLIVHDIQGHALGLFEQRIDIIDRKSQILTRWSLLRQLLHVRQSIVIDTQNFYFILFGSFALLILILSVITLIQRKHEFAIYQLAGKSNADISFQFALENLFSFLIAFFIITIILLVVQSWYLDGLIQLNQYWFTEKLPTSLKTLLTSNSEQTWQKFNQLFQHQFTTFNGHLLLFDQGSHNALGLADYDRYLWALLWQGSGLVFAISYLSTSFYSWRTSRQALN from the coding sequence ATGCGGGTCGTGCAACGGGTATTTGCTAGTTTACGTTATCATTGGCGTTATACCGCCGTTTTCGGCGTATTCACCATGTTATTTCTAGTTAGTAGTCTTTCAACCTTGATCGTCCATGATATTCAGGGACATGCGTTAGGCTTATTTGAGCAGCGCATCGATATTATTGATCGTAAATCACAAATCTTAACCCGCTGGTCGCTTTTGCGCCAGCTACTCCATGTACGACAGTCAATCGTTATTGATACACAAAATTTCTATTTTATTTTATTTGGAAGTTTTGCCTTATTGATCCTGATTCTTAGTGTCATTACATTGATTCAGCGTAAACACGAATTTGCAATTTATCAGTTAGCTGGTAAAAGTAACGCTGATATTAGCTTTCAGTTCGCCCTAGAAAACCTCTTTTCATTTTTAATTGCTTTCTTCATTATAACGATCATTTTATTAGTCGTTCAAAGTTGGTATTTAGATGGTTTGATCCAATTAAATCAATACTGGTTCACCGAAAAATTACCGACTAGCCTAAAAACACTATTAACAAGTAACTCTGAACAAACTTGGCAAAAGTTCAACCAACTTTTTCAGCACCAATTCACTACCTTCAATGGCCACCTTTTACTATTTGATCAAGGTAGCCACAATGCTTTGGGATTAGCCGATTACGATCGTTACTTATGGGCGTTGCTCTGGCAAGGTAGTGGTTTAGTTTTTGCCATCAGTTACTTGAGTACTTCATTTTATAGTTGGCGGACTAGTCGCCAAGCATTGAATTGA
- a CDS encoding ABC transporter, with translation MFSFYPTKNQINFIDKWQTVFTPAQLYFIHVPLAAQRQQIIKYYLKLFTQHHLNKRLGIITAHKDILLPYLSVRENIMLNLNGSIKKKQRQLQTAHDHAFFEKDAGELTASERFYVQLYRNVFAGKDIILVDASLDEYPPAEMRAVLVKLNQLVVSSAITIIFLTANQELLTSEREQSLRTAPFLEETPKKV, from the coding sequence ATGTTCTCTTTCTATCCAACTAAAAATCAAATTAATTTTATAGATAAGTGGCAAACAGTCTTCACACCCGCTCAACTTTACTTCATCCATGTTCCACTAGCTGCGCAACGTCAGCAGATCATTAAATACTATCTAAAGTTATTTACTCAGCACCATTTAAATAAGCGATTAGGCATCATCACAGCGCACAAAGATATTTTACTACCCTATTTAAGCGTTCGGGAAAACATTATGCTTAATTTAAATGGCAGTATTAAGAAAAAGCAACGCCAACTACAAACTGCACATGATCATGCTTTTTTTGAAAAGGATGCCGGTGAGCTAACGGCGAGTGAGCGATTTTATGTACAACTTTATCGTAACGTTTTTGCTGGTAAGGATATTATCTTAGTTGATGCCAGTCTTGACGAATACCCTCCAGCAGAAATGCGTGCTGTTCTGGTTAAATTGAATCAACTAGTGGTTTCTAGTGCTATTACAATTATTTTTTTAACTGCTAACCAAGAATTATTGACTAGCGAACGCGAACAAAGCCTACGCACCGCCCCGTTCTTAGAAGAAACACCAAAAAAAGTGTAG
- a CDS encoding sensor histidine kinase, which translates to MKLIYQQMLAFFAVIMTTLLVVGLFFVQFTDKMVYENTWDQLEGYADSLMQQAMTVDKTTNTFTGFQVSMLSNSEAVLSHQKVHFAIFNDKNQMIYPIANANGPKLARKLTKTDWRKLRQGKRIYRKSDHGTNVLNNQQEMTDVLVPYFYDGDLKAVISVGSLVSNVHANIIKIEHNLFMALLISSVAAVALSFWLAKYQILRINRLRGAAHKVAKGDFDVQIDSKHHDELDDLAVDFNQMTTSLRDSRNEIKRQEERRRQFMADAAHEMRTPLTTINGLLEGLQYDAIPEDMRGKSIELMQNETKRLIRIVNENLDYEKIRTNQISLSRRNFNATEALQNIIMQLTKKSNDANDDLILTPGPTVQVYADYDRFVQVMFNVIQNAIQFTKDGTITITAKHGYHETIFTVQDTGIGMSADQVKNIWERYYKADPSRKNTKYGESGLGLAIVHQLVQLHGGEIKVASKLNAGTTFTISFPDEVASRAETTTEK; encoded by the coding sequence ATGAAACTGATCTATCAGCAAATGCTGGCTTTTTTTGCCGTGATCATGACGACATTGTTAGTCGTGGGTCTTTTCTTCGTTCAATTTACGGATAAAATGGTCTATGAAAATACGTGGGATCAGTTGGAAGGTTATGCCGACAGTCTAATGCAGCAAGCGATGACGGTCGATAAAACAACCAATACCTTTACAGGCTTCCAGGTTAGTATGCTCAGTAATAGTGAAGCTGTTTTATCCCATCAAAAGGTGCATTTTGCAATTTTTAACGACAAAAATCAGATGATTTATCCAATTGCTAATGCCAATGGACCTAAGTTAGCGCGTAAGTTAACAAAAACAGATTGGCGTAAGCTGCGGCAAGGCAAACGCATTTATCGTAAGTCTGATCACGGAACTAATGTACTGAATAATCAGCAGGAAATGACTGATGTTTTAGTGCCTTATTTTTATGATGGTGATTTGAAGGCAGTTATTTCGGTCGGTTCACTGGTTTCCAATGTGCACGCCAATATTATTAAGATTGAGCATAATCTATTTATGGCGCTATTGATTTCCAGTGTAGCGGCAGTGGCACTTAGCTTTTGGTTAGCTAAGTATCAAATTCTGCGGATCAACCGATTACGGGGTGCCGCCCATAAGGTAGCCAAAGGCGATTTTGATGTTCAAATTGATTCTAAACATCATGATGAGCTGGATGATTTAGCGGTCGACTTTAATCAAATGACGACTTCATTGCGCGACTCACGGAATGAGATCAAGCGCCAAGAAGAACGGCGGCGGCAATTCATGGCTGATGCTGCACACGAAATGCGGACGCCACTAACGACGATCAACGGTCTGTTAGAAGGATTGCAGTACGATGCAATTCCAGAAGATATGCGTGGTAAAAGCATTGAGCTGATGCAAAATGAAACTAAGCGTTTGATCCGCATCGTTAATGAAAATTTGGATTACGAAAAAATTCGCACCAATCAAATCAGTTTGTCCAGACGTAATTTTAATGCGACTGAAGCCTTGCAGAATATTATTATGCAATTGACCAAAAAGTCCAATGACGCCAATGATGATTTGATTTTAACCCCAGGACCAACCGTTCAAGTTTATGCGGATTACGATCGTTTTGTGCAAGTGATGTTTAACGTGATCCAAAACGCAATTCAATTTACTAAAGATGGAACGATCACGATCACGGCAAAACATGGTTATCACGAAACCATCTTTACGGTTCAAGATACGGGGATCGGGATGTCAGCTGATCAAGTTAAAAATATTTGGGAACGTTACTATAAGGCTGATCCATCACGTAAAAATACCAAGTACGGTGAGTCTGGTTTAGGTTTAGCTATCGTTCATCAGTTAGTACAACTGCATGGCGGCGAGATCAAAGTTGCCAGCAAACTTAATGCTGGAACGACCTTTACAATTAGTTTTCCCGATGAGGTTGCTAGCCGAGCAGAAACTACGACAGAAAAATAA
- a CDS encoding response regulator transcription factor, which produces MRLLMIEDNKSVSEMMNMFFTKEEWQVSFAYDGNEALDMFKAAPDSWDIITLDLNLPGMDGMQVAQEIRKISKTVPMIMLTARDSESDQVLGLEIGADDYVTKPFSPMTLIARIKALHRRAELGEASNETDNDNAETDFDVVTDHFKLSTKTREAYLAGKPIEGLTPKEFDLLHTLAKKPKQVFSREQLLELVWDYQYYGDERTVDAHIKKLRQKIEKVGPQIIQTVWGVGYKFDDSDVTAQ; this is translated from the coding sequence ATGCGCTTATTAATGATCGAGGATAATAAATCAGTCTCCGAAATGATGAATATGTTTTTTACTAAGGAAGAATGGCAAGTTAGCTTCGCCTATGACGGTAACGAAGCACTGGATATGTTTAAAGCGGCACCGGATAGTTGGGACATCATTACTTTGGATCTTAACTTGCCGGGAATGGACGGGATGCAAGTTGCCCAGGAGATCCGTAAGATTTCTAAAACGGTACCGATGATCATGTTAACAGCGCGTGATTCGGAAAGCGATCAGGTGTTGGGACTGGAAATCGGTGCTGATGACTATGTGACCAAGCCATTTAGCCCCATGACCTTAATTGCGCGGATCAAGGCTCTGCATCGGCGGGCTGAGTTAGGCGAAGCGAGTAATGAGACTGATAATGATAATGCTGAAACCGATTTTGATGTGGTGACCGATCACTTCAAATTAAGTACTAAGACCCGTGAAGCTTATTTAGCGGGTAAACCAATCGAAGGATTGACACCGAAGGAATTTGATTTACTGCATACCCTAGCCAAAAAACCCAAACAAGTTTTTTCGCGAGAACAGTTGTTAGAATTGGTGTGGGATTATCAATATTATGGTGACGAGCGAACTGTTGATGCCCACATCAAAAAGCTGCGTCAAAAAATCGAAAAAGTCGGCCCCCAAATCATTCAAACGGTATGGGGTGTCGGCTATAAATTCGATGATTCCGATGTGACGGCTCAATGA
- a CDS encoding Cof-type HAD-IIB family hydrolase — MTYRALVFFDLDGTLMNPQSQLDADVRAAVHSLRDQDILPVIATGRSRGEIPEIFEQAGIDTYVALNGGVIVYNGQPIYEGAIAPATIEKMLTVTESHGDALAYYNGTDFRISRLNDLVKAQYDFVSTPYPQVERDFYQTNPVDMLLVITVDNDKRYTYPYGDELTFYRNTPYALDTVLKGESKQFGIRTLIDKMGLADVPTYAFGDGVNDIPMLNTVDHPIAMGNGITAVKDRAEYITAKNTEGGIIQGLRHFELLP; from the coding sequence ATGACCTATCGTGCGTTAGTTTTCTTCGACTTAGATGGCACTTTAATGAACCCACAATCACAGCTTGATGCGGATGTCCGCGCCGCTGTGCACAGCTTACGCGATCAGGATATTTTGCCGGTCATCGCTACTGGCCGCTCCCGCGGAGAAATTCCCGAAATCTTTGAACAAGCTGGCATTGATACTTATGTTGCCCTTAATGGTGGTGTCATTGTCTACAACGGCCAACCGATCTATGAAGGCGCCATTGCCCCCGCTACCATCGAAAAAATGCTCACAGTCACTGAATCACATGGTGATGCATTGGCCTACTATAATGGCACTGATTTTCGGATTTCACGGTTAAATGACTTAGTTAAAGCGCAATACGATTTTGTCAGCACCCCTTACCCACAGGTTGAACGTGATTTCTACCAAACCAATCCGGTGGACATGTTATTAGTGATCACGGTTGATAACGACAAACGTTATACCTATCCTTATGGCGATGAGCTCACTTTTTATCGCAACACCCCTTATGCTTTGGATACCGTCTTAAAAGGCGAATCCAAACAATTCGGGATCAGAACATTGATCGATAAAATGGGTTTGGCTGACGTACCCACCTATGCCTTTGGCGACGGCGTCAATGATATTCCGATGTTGAACACCGTCGATCATCCGATTGCCATGGGCAACGGGATCACTGCAGTTAAGGATCGTGCCGAATACATTACCGCTAAAAATACTGAAGGTGGCATTATTCAGGGCTTGCGCCATTTTGAATTACTACCATAA
- a CDS encoding PTS transporter subunit IIC, with amino-acid sequence MIETAQNQEKLSIKDYVYKVSAGVSNAILVMLGIGLLIESIANFVHWPALHMVGTMAKIMLAPAFGAAIAMQLRTNSLVMFSSMIAATVGSNAVFFTDAATKGTTATGHALLQAAGSGVFTTGQPISAVAAGLVAALVGKYLTGKTPLDMMLVPLAATLVGGITGLGLAAVTTPALLAVSAFLANSMQVNPLVGSMVISLTWSLFLMTPASSAALSIALMLDPMSSAAALVGTTAQFVGFTVMSWRENNLGANIAQGVLTPKIQFPNLLLHPQMALPPFVAAVVAAPIAIMGFGFRANYELGGLGLNSFIAPITFASKNMHMFWVYMGTCVLLPAVITFAVHKGMLAIGWAKRNVLHVEVV; translated from the coding sequence ATGATAGAGACGGCGCAAAATCAGGAGAAGTTATCGATCAAAGATTACGTTTATAAAGTATCAGCTGGGGTTTCTAATGCAATTCTCGTGATGCTAGGAATCGGCTTGTTGATCGAATCAATCGCAAACTTTGTCCATTGGCCAGCGTTGCATATGGTAGGAACGATGGCTAAAATCATGCTAGCGCCGGCTTTTGGCGCGGCAATTGCGATGCAATTACGGACCAATAGTTTAGTTATGTTTTCCAGTATGATTGCGGCAACCGTGGGGTCAAATGCGGTATTTTTTACTGATGCAGCAACTAAAGGGACCACTGCTACTGGTCATGCGTTACTACAAGCTGCTGGCTCTGGTGTTTTCACTACGGGTCAGCCGATTTCAGCCGTTGCTGCCGGTTTGGTGGCAGCTTTAGTCGGTAAATATTTAACGGGGAAAACGCCGCTAGATATGATGTTGGTACCGCTGGCGGCCACCTTGGTCGGTGGAATCACTGGCTTAGGATTGGCTGCAGTCACAACGCCGGCCTTATTAGCAGTTTCGGCTTTTTTAGCTAATTCGATGCAAGTTAATCCATTGGTTGGCTCAATGGTTATCTCATTGACGTGGAGTTTATTTTTAATGACACCGGCATCGTCAGCGGCATTGTCGATCGCGTTGATGTTGGATCCAATGTCGTCCGCTGCTGCTTTGGTCGGAACTACGGCACAATTTGTTGGTTTTACCGTGATGTCCTGGCGCGAAAATAATTTAGGTGCTAATATCGCCCAAGGAGTATTGACGCCGAAGATTCAATTCCCTAATCTGTTACTACATCCGCAAATGGCGCTGCCACCGTTTGTTGCTGCTGTTGTGGCGGCACCGATCGCAATCATGGGCTTCGGTTTCCGGGCTAATTATGAGTTAGGCGGTTTAGGCTTGAATTCGTTTATTGCACCGATCACGTTTGCCTCGAAAAATATGCATATGTTCTGGGTCTACATGGGTACCTGTGTCTTACTGCCAGCAGTGATCACGTTCGCCGTCCACAAAGGCATGTTGGCGATTGGCTGGGCTAAACGAAATGTTTTACATGTTGAAGTCGTTTAA
- a CDS encoding ABC transporter ATP-binding protein, translated as MTTESSIEFRQVSKQFGENYAVKQLNLTIQAGELFVLVGASGSGKTTTLKMINRLEEVTSGTIYYHGQPLNELPLRQLRLQMGYVLQQIALFPNMTVGQNISLIPEMKRMPVTEIKTRVKDLLNEVGLDPATYQQRLPSDLSGGEQQRVGIIRAFAGQPKVVLMDEPFSALDPISREQLQKLTLKIHQRLNSTIVFVTHDMNEALQLGDRIGVMQHGQLVQVGTPDEIAQQPANEFVSKMFASAQTNDIYGVYLNRLKVLGYLEPLTAADQQLPVFDSNQTIGEVLPALQTHGAVRINDEMALAGKLTKEQLLAFMINFKNK; from the coding sequence ATGACAACCGAATCGAGTATCGAATTTCGCCAAGTTAGTAAACAGTTTGGTGAAAATTATGCGGTTAAGCAGCTTAATTTGACGATTCAGGCTGGCGAATTATTTGTACTGGTCGGCGCTTCCGGTAGTGGTAAAACAACGACTTTAAAAATGATCAATCGACTTGAAGAGGTAACCAGTGGCACAATCTATTATCATGGTCAACCCTTGAATGAATTACCGTTACGTCAATTGCGGTTACAGATGGGGTATGTTTTACAGCAGATCGCGCTGTTCCCCAACATGACTGTCGGTCAGAATATTAGCTTGATCCCAGAAATGAAACGTATGCCAGTAACGGAGATCAAAACTCGGGTCAAGGACTTACTAAATGAAGTTGGCCTAGATCCAGCAACTTATCAACAGCGCTTACCCAGTGATTTATCTGGTGGTGAGCAGCAGCGTGTCGGCATCATTCGTGCTTTTGCGGGGCAACCGAAAGTGGTATTGATGGATGAGCCGTTTAGTGCGCTGGATCCAATTTCCCGTGAGCAGCTGCAAAAGTTGACCTTGAAGATCCATCAGCGATTAAACAGTACGATTGTTTTTGTTACCCATGATATGAATGAGGCATTGCAATTAGGCGATCGTATTGGCGTGATGCAACATGGGCAACTAGTGCAGGTCGGTACGCCTGACGAAATTGCCCAGCAACCGGCCAACGAATTTGTCAGTAAAATGTTTGCCTCAGCCCAAACTAATGACATTTATGGGGTTTACCTCAACCGCTTGAAAGTGTTAGGCTACTTAGAACCATTAACGGCAGCAGATCAACAATTACCGGTGTTTGACAGTAATCAGACGATCGGTGAAGTTTTGCCGGCACTGCAAACGCACGGTGCTGTACGCATCAATGATGAAATGGCGTTGGCTGGGAAATTGACCAAGGAACAACTACTAGCATTTATGATTAATTTTAAGAATAAATAA